In Thermocrinis minervae, a single genomic region encodes these proteins:
- the argF gene encoding ornithine carbamoyltransferase, with translation MIRHFIDLWDITPEEGWQIIKDALRIKAGEDREKYLLGKNIALIFTKPSTRTRISFEVAINQLGGNAIFLQENNLQLSRGEDIKDTARTLSRYVDGVIIRTSSHSMLEEFTKYSSVNVINALTDKSHPCQVLSDVFTLYEVFGEDIRNIKIAYVGDGNNVCNTWLVAAGLFGLKLFVSTPEGYEPSSYYYQAGEDLCKITGGSIYLTPNPVDAVKDAQVVYTDVWVSMNQNRDEEKIKKLKAYQVNSELLKHAHRDVKVMHCLPANKGEEITEDIFEAHADFIFTQAENRLHAQKALLKFLYYI, from the coding sequence ATGATACGGCACTTTATAGACCTCTGGGATATAACTCCGGAGGAAGGGTGGCAAATAATAAAGGATGCCCTGAGGATAAAGGCCGGAGAGGATAGGGAAAAGTACCTTCTTGGAAAGAACATAGCACTCATATTCACCAAACCATCCACCAGGACCAGGATATCTTTTGAAGTGGCTATAAACCAACTGGGTGGTAATGCCATCTTCCTGCAGGAGAATAACCTCCAGCTCTCAAGGGGGGAAGATATAAAGGACACAGCCAGAACCCTCTCAAGGTACGTGGATGGAGTCATCATAAGAACATCCTCCCACAGTATGCTTGAGGAGTTCACCAAATACTCTTCTGTTAACGTCATAAACGCGTTGACAGACAAGTCGCATCCTTGTCAGGTTTTGAGTGATGTGTTTACCCTGTATGAGGTTTTTGGAGAAGATATAAGGAATATAAAGATAGCTTACGTGGGAGATGGGAACAACGTATGCAATACGTGGCTTGTGGCTGCGGGGCTCTTTGGTCTTAAGCTTTTTGTATCCACACCGGAGGGTTACGAGCCGAGCAGTTATTATTACCAAGCTGGAGAAGATCTTTGCAAGATAACGGGTGGTAGCATATACCTTACGCCTAACCCTGTAGACGCCGTCAAGGACGCTCAGGTGGTCTATACGGATGTTTGGGTAAGCATGAATCAAAACAGGGACGAGGAAAAGATAAAGAAGCTAAAAGCTTACCAGGTGAACTCAGAGCTTTTAAAGCATGCCCATAGGGATGTCAAGGTCATGCACTGCCTTCCCGCCAACAAAGGTGAGGAGATAACGGAAGATATTTTTGAAGCACACGCTGACTTTATCTTTACCCAAGCCGAGAACAGATTGCACGCACAGAAGGCACTCCTTAAGTTTTTGTATTACATTTAA
- the smpB gene encoding SsrA-binding protein SmpB: MAKQTGEHIIAVNKEAKAEFDIIETYEAGIVLEGSEVKALRNKQTVSFKDSFVRIEGGEAWLYNLYIAPYKHATIKPPDPTRKRKLLLHKREIMRLYGKVQEKGYTIIPLKLYFKNGKVKVEIALARGKKLHDRRQELRERDMMREIQRQIKSGKIKL, encoded by the coding sequence ATGGCAAAGCAGACAGGAGAACACATAATAGCCGTAAACAAGGAAGCTAAAGCCGAGTTTGACATAATAGAGACCTACGAGGCCGGTATAGTCCTTGAAGGTTCAGAGGTCAAGGCGCTCAGGAACAAGCAGACCGTGTCCTTTAAAGATTCCTTCGTAAGGATAGAAGGGGGAGAAGCATGGCTTTACAACCTCTACATAGCGCCTTACAAGCATGCTACCATAAAACCACCGGATCCGACAAGGAAGAGAAAGCTTTTGCTGCATAAGAGGGAGATAATGCGTCTCTATGGTAAGGTTCAAGAGAAAGGTTATACCATAATACCGCTAAAGCTTTACTTTAAAAACGGAAAGGTGAAGGTAGAAATAGCCTTAGCACGCGGTAAAAAACTCCATGACAGAAGGCAGGAGTTAAGAGAGAGAGACATGATGAGAGAAATACAAAGGCAAATAAAAAGTGGAAAGATAAAGCTCTAA
- a CDS encoding aminopeptidase, with translation MYQEYIRRLYTVNLALREGEKLLLLTDDEKPYLVDLMEEFYEVALDITPHVEKVIYPSLKGHGKEPPAEVWEKTFSKKAVEVLKEKGLLDRVLNKEPYSEDEVIDILLSYSQGTPDVVVAFAHYSTTHTFYRKVLTNHFGTRYASMPLFEPQMFLGPMNVDWDYVAKLSTDLAEILSEAEWAEVVAEGTKIEFSLSGRKAIADTGLFHQKGQYGNLPAGEAFIAPLETSAFGSLTVFYGPDRPLERPITLRFRNGQVEEIEGIEPYRDFLEDVFKQYEGARFIAEFGVGTNPGARRPDNVLEAEKILGTIHIAIGDNHSFGGVNKVPFHTDYVVFEPYVVVGGKGWHTKLLEKGLLRV, from the coding sequence ATGTACCAGGAGTACATACGCAGGCTCTACACTGTCAACCTGGCACTAAGAGAAGGGGAAAAGCTCCTACTTCTCACAGATGATGAGAAACCTTACCTTGTAGACCTAATGGAGGAGTTCTACGAAGTGGCTTTGGACATAACACCCCACGTGGAAAAAGTCATCTACCCTTCTCTAAAGGGCCATGGGAAGGAGCCGCCTGCTGAAGTTTGGGAGAAAACCTTCTCAAAAAAAGCTGTGGAAGTCCTTAAAGAAAAAGGTCTTCTGGATAGAGTTCTAAACAAAGAACCCTATTCAGAGGATGAAGTCATAGACATACTGCTTTCTTATTCTCAGGGTACACCGGATGTAGTAGTTGCTTTTGCCCATTACTCTACCACCCATACCTTCTACAGGAAGGTTCTTACCAACCACTTTGGCACCAGGTATGCCTCTATGCCTCTGTTTGAACCCCAGATGTTCTTGGGCCCTATGAATGTAGACTGGGACTATGTGGCCAAGCTAAGCACAGACCTGGCTGAAATACTATCAGAGGCAGAATGGGCAGAGGTTGTTGCAGAGGGCACAAAGATAGAGTTCTCCCTGTCTGGTAGAAAGGCTATAGCAGACACAGGACTCTTCCATCAAAAAGGACAGTACGGGAACCTTCCTGCTGGAGAGGCTTTTATAGCACCATTGGAAACATCTGCTTTTGGGAGCTTAACCGTGTTCTATGGACCAGACAGACCCCTAGAAAGACCCATAACTTTAAGGTTTAGAAACGGGCAGGTGGAGGAGATAGAAGGGATAGAACCATACAGGGATTTCTTGGAAGATGTGTTCAAGCAGTACGAAGGGGCCCGTTTTATAGCGGAGTTTGGCGTAGGCACCAACCCAGGAGCCAGAAGACCAGACAACGTTCTGGAAGCTGAGAAGATCCTAGGGACCATCCACATAGCCATAGGAGACAACCATAGCTTTGGTGGTGTCAACAAAGTACCCTTTCACACGGATTATGTAGTCTTTGAACCATACGTGGTAGTAGGAGGTAAGGGATGGCATACGAAGCTTTTAGAGAAAGGCCTGCTAAGAGTTTAA
- a CDS encoding Crp/Fnr family transcriptional regulator, whose translation MAYEAFRERPAKSLNIETLKKIHLFEDLSEQEIKAALEYMSLREFKKNEYLFFEEEGEPGIYILLDGLIKLIKETHDARSVIVRLVFPGDVFGWIEWGKRTPKNTYTAKAVTPSKTLYISNKDFINLAIKHPSIAIKMTCEATAILMQTYETLKSIAGGKVEERIAKVLLDIADRIGKIQDDVIIIDAPLTRMDIAEMTGTTVETTIRTLSKWKKMGIINTDRGYIEILKRRELEKLAI comes from the coding sequence ATGGCATACGAAGCTTTTAGAGAAAGGCCTGCTAAGAGTTTAAATATAGAGACTCTTAAAAAGATCCATCTCTTTGAGGACCTTTCTGAGCAAGAGATAAAGGCGGCCCTGGAGTACATGAGTTTAAGGGAATTCAAGAAGAACGAGTACCTCTTTTTTGAGGAAGAAGGAGAGCCTGGTATATACATACTATTAGATGGTCTTATTAAATTGATAAAAGAGACCCACGATGCTCGCTCTGTAATAGTCAGGCTCGTATTTCCTGGAGATGTTTTTGGCTGGATAGAGTGGGGTAAGAGAACACCAAAGAATACTTACACGGCAAAGGCTGTAACACCCTCCAAGACCCTTTACATATCCAACAAGGACTTTATAAACCTTGCCATCAAGCATCCCAGCATAGCCATAAAGATGACATGCGAAGCTACCGCTATCCTTATGCAAACCTACGAAACGCTAAAGAGCATAGCAGGCGGTAAGGTGGAGGAACGCATAGCAAAGGTACTCCTGGACATAGCCGACCGGATAGGTAAGATACAGGATGATGTAATCATAATAGACGCCCCTCTCACACGTATGGACATAGCGGAGATGACTGGCACAACCGTGGAGACCACCATAAGGACCCTGAGCAAATGGAAGAAGATGGGTATCATAAACACGGACAGAGGTTACATAGAGATACTCAAAAGGAGAGAGCTGGAGAAGCTAGCCATCTAA
- the hemB gene encoding porphobilinogen synthase: MEFPKLRPRRLRLKENIRRLVRETTLTLDDIIYPIFVRYGHNVVEEVPSMPGVFRYSLDKLADAVKEVADLGIKAVILFGIPEKKDEVGSDTWSDDGIIQRALRLLKKEVPEMYLITDVCFCEYTTHGHCGVLCGDTVCNDETLENLKKQVVSHAKNGADMVAPSGMMDGMVKAIREALDEAGFSHIPIMSYSAKFASAFYGPFREAAESAPSFGDRRSYQMDPANAREALKEVLLDVQEGADIVMVKPALAYLDIISKVKEMILLPVCAYNVSGEYSMIKAAGRLGWIDEKKVMVETLLSMKRAGADMIITYFAKDVAKMIIKGEI, translated from the coding sequence ATGGAGTTTCCCAAGTTAAGACCCAGAAGACTTAGGCTAAAGGAGAACATAAGGAGGCTCGTAAGAGAAACTACCCTCACCCTGGATGACATCATATACCCCATTTTCGTCAGATATGGACACAACGTAGTGGAAGAAGTCCCCTCCATGCCTGGAGTTTTCCGCTACAGCCTTGACAAACTGGCAGATGCTGTTAAGGAGGTAGCGGACCTTGGTATAAAGGCCGTAATCCTCTTTGGTATACCGGAGAAAAAGGACGAAGTGGGATCAGACACGTGGAGCGATGACGGTATAATCCAAAGGGCTCTCAGGCTGCTAAAAAAAGAGGTACCAGAGATGTACCTCATAACCGACGTATGCTTCTGCGAGTACACTACCCACGGACACTGTGGTGTCTTATGCGGGGATACGGTGTGCAACGACGAAACTTTGGAAAACTTAAAAAAACAGGTAGTTTCGCATGCTAAAAACGGTGCTGACATGGTGGCACCTTCTGGCATGATGGACGGCATGGTAAAGGCCATAAGAGAAGCCTTGGATGAAGCTGGTTTTTCTCATATACCCATAATGTCCTACTCGGCCAAATTTGCTTCGGCCTTTTACGGACCTTTTAGGGAAGCTGCCGAGTCAGCGCCCAGCTTTGGAGACAGAAGAAGCTACCAGATGGATCCAGCCAATGCAAGGGAGGCCTTGAAGGAAGTTCTCTTGGACGTACAGGAAGGTGCTGACATAGTCATGGTAAAACCAGCTTTAGCGTACCTGGACATAATATCCAAGGTTAAGGAGATGATTCTTCTACCCGTATGTGCCTACAACGTCAGCGGTGAGTACTCCATGATAAAGGCAGCAGGAAGGCTCGGGTGGATAGATGAAAAGAAGGTCATGGTAGAAACTCTCCTGTCCATGAAGAGAGCAGGGGCTGACATGATCATCACTTATTTTGCTAAGGATGTGGCCAAGATGATAATAAAGGGTGAGATCTGA
- a CDS encoding acetyl-CoA carboxylase biotin carboxylase subunit, translating into MFNKVLIANRGEVALRIIRACKELGIKTVAIYSEADARSLYVKKADESYLIPGDPIRAYLDYVRIVDLAKSVGADAIHPGYGFLAENAEFARYCQKMGITFIGPKPEHIETFGDKVKAKKVMQELGIPTVPGVTEPLRDYRDALHYARQIGFPVILKSAYGGGGRGMRVVKSEEELPGLFESAYREAETFFGKGDLFIEKYLDNPKHIEVQILADKYGNVVHLGERDCSVQRKHQKIIEVTPCPVLPKEIRNKMLGLSVRAMMQMGYENAGTLEFLVDLRTGEFYFIEMNTRLQVEHTITEMVTGVDIVQQMIRIAAGEPLPFTQNEITFRGYALEFRINAEDPKRNFAPSPGKITAYYSPGGPGVRMDAGVYKDFVIPPYYDSMIAKLSVWAMSWESLLARARRAIDEFIIRGVPTNIPLHREIIRDPDFISGYFGIRFLEEKLPTYDFEVEDLLDPEDLALAVAAAIAGYYGL; encoded by the coding sequence ATGTTTAACAAGGTCCTGATAGCAAACAGAGGAGAGGTAGCTCTAAGGATAATCAGAGCTTGTAAAGAGTTAGGTATAAAGACTGTGGCTATATACTCCGAAGCGGATGCTCGATCTTTGTACGTAAAGAAGGCTGACGAGAGCTACCTGATTCCTGGGGATCCCATAAGGGCTTACCTTGATTATGTACGCATAGTGGATCTAGCCAAGTCTGTGGGAGCAGATGCCATACACCCAGGTTATGGCTTCCTGGCAGAGAATGCAGAGTTTGCCCGCTACTGTCAGAAGATGGGCATTACCTTCATAGGTCCAAAGCCGGAGCACATAGAAACCTTTGGAGACAAGGTAAAAGCTAAAAAGGTGATGCAAGAGCTAGGAATACCCACTGTTCCAGGTGTTACAGAACCCTTAAGGGATTACAGAGATGCACTACACTACGCAAGGCAGATAGGCTTTCCCGTGATCCTAAAATCTGCTTATGGTGGTGGTGGTAGGGGTATGAGGGTGGTCAAGTCTGAGGAGGAGTTGCCCGGGCTCTTTGAATCCGCGTACAGGGAAGCGGAGACCTTTTTCGGAAAGGGAGACCTGTTCATAGAGAAGTATCTGGACAATCCAAAGCACATAGAGGTTCAAATACTGGCAGACAAATACGGCAACGTGGTTCATCTAGGTGAAAGAGACTGCTCTGTTCAGAGAAAGCACCAGAAGATTATAGAGGTAACGCCTTGTCCTGTACTTCCTAAGGAGATAAGAAACAAGATGCTTGGCCTTAGTGTAAGGGCTATGATGCAGATGGGCTATGAGAACGCCGGCACCCTTGAGTTCCTCGTAGATCTAAGAACGGGAGAGTTTTACTTCATAGAGATGAACACACGTCTACAGGTGGAGCACACCATAACGGAGATGGTTACAGGTGTGGACATAGTCCAGCAGATGATAAGGATAGCGGCGGGAGAGCCTCTACCTTTCACTCAGAACGAGATTACCTTCAGGGGTTATGCCCTTGAGTTTAGGATAAACGCAGAAGATCCTAAGAGGAACTTTGCACCGTCTCCTGGCAAGATTACAGCTTACTACTCACCCGGTGGCCCTGGTGTGAGGATGGACGCAGGAGTTTACAAAGACTTTGTCATACCACCCTACTACGACTCTATGATAGCAAAGCTTAGCGTGTGGGCTATGAGCTGGGAAAGCCTGCTTGCCAGAGCAAGAAGAGCCATAGACGAATTCATCATAAGGGGCGTTCCCACCAACATACCCCTACACAGGGAGATAATAAGGGATCCAGACTTCATAAGCGGGTACTTTGGCATAAGGTTCCTGGAGGAGAAGCTACCCACCTACGACTTTGAGGTGGAAGACCTTTTGGATCCAGAAGATCTAGCCCTCGCGGTGGCTGCGGCCATAGCGGGTTACTACGGTCTGTAG
- a CDS encoding SDR family oxidoreductase: MKVIVTGATGFVGRYIVRKLLEDSHEVALLVRNKEKAQRIFGERVKVYQVNFESRESLRQAFESFRPEGVVHLIGILTESRRKGITFKKVHYLYSKLLYEVCREFQVKRVVHMSSLGTHPRAPSDYHQTKYMAEQELINSGISYAIMRPSIILGPEQKLFSQMWVITKYIRLLAIPKPDLLFQPVDVRDVACAFSEALKDPQTGMYELCGTKRVRFRDLLEDIFNFWRRKVLILPIPKSFAFVGGLLAERIMDEPLISSDQVLMMWRDNVCGLDEGVVSEGVKALCGRDPIPYEESLMWSLEEFEKSIR, encoded by the coding sequence ATGAAGGTAATAGTCACAGGAGCCACAGGCTTTGTGGGTAGGTACATAGTGAGAAAGCTGCTAGAAGATTCCCATGAGGTTGCTCTTCTCGTGAGAAACAAGGAAAAGGCCCAAAGAATCTTCGGTGAGAGGGTAAAGGTCTACCAAGTAAACTTTGAAAGCAGGGAAAGCCTAAGGCAAGCCTTTGAATCCTTTAGACCTGAAGGAGTTGTCCATCTCATAGGCATACTCACAGAAAGCAGGAGGAAGGGTATAACCTTTAAAAAGGTCCACTACCTCTATTCTAAGCTCCTGTACGAGGTGTGTAGAGAGTTTCAAGTCAAGAGGGTTGTTCACATGAGCTCCTTGGGTACGCATCCAAGAGCTCCCTCCGACTACCACCAGACCAAGTACATGGCAGAGCAGGAGCTCATAAACTCTGGCATAAGCTATGCCATAATGAGACCTTCCATAATCCTTGGCCCAGAACAGAAACTCTTTAGCCAGATGTGGGTAATAACCAAGTACATTAGGCTTTTGGCCATACCAAAGCCAGACCTTCTTTTCCAACCTGTAGACGTAAGGGACGTGGCATGCGCCTTTTCGGAAGCTTTAAAGGATCCACAAACAGGTATGTACGAGCTCTGTGGAACCAAGAGGGTAAGATTTAGAGATCTCCTTGAGGACATATTCAACTTTTGGAGAAGGAAGGTGCTCATCCTACCCATACCCAAGAGTTTCGCCTTTGTGGGTGGTCTTCTTGCGGAGAGGATCATGGATGAGCCTCTGATAAGCTCCGACCAGGTGCTTATGATGTGGAGGGACAACGTGTGTGGGCTTGACGAAGGCGTTGTGTCTGAAGGTGTTAAGGCCCTGTGCGGAAGGGATCCCATCCCTTACGAAGAGTCCCTTATGTGGAGCCTTGAGGAGTTTGAAAAGTCCATAAGATGA
- the tatC gene encoding twin-arginine translocase subunit TatC: protein MPLTEHLRELRSRLIKSIVAYLIGAGISFYFVKDIFELLKEPLLKSYPKVQLITISPMEPFYIYIKISLVFGFIIAFPVIVYQVWRFVEPGLYPHEKKLVLPLSILSLLLFIMGSLFSYFFVLPLALRFLLGIGVEQLQISPFLSVDLYISFLLKMIVAFGIAFQLPIVNYLLLRAGIVSEGQLKSFRKYFIVIAFVIGALVAPDVSTQVLMAIPLIALYEISLLFGRLAKKKEKALQKVQT, encoded by the coding sequence ATGCCACTGACGGAACACCTGAGGGAACTAAGAAGCAGGCTGATTAAGTCCATAGTAGCCTATCTTATAGGTGCTGGCATCTCCTTCTACTTTGTGAAGGACATATTTGAACTCCTCAAGGAGCCACTCCTCAAGAGCTATCCCAAAGTTCAGCTCATCACCATATCGCCCATGGAGCCCTTTTACATCTACATAAAGATCTCCCTAGTCTTCGGCTTTATAATAGCCTTTCCTGTAATAGTCTACCAGGTCTGGAGGTTCGTAGAACCTGGTCTTTATCCACATGAAAAAAAGCTTGTTCTCCCCTTATCCATCCTATCCCTGCTTCTTTTTATTATGGGTAGCCTCTTCTCTTACTTTTTTGTACTCCCTTTGGCTCTACGGTTCCTCCTCGGCATAGGTGTGGAGCAGCTCCAGATAAGCCCTTTCCTTTCTGTTGACCTGTACATATCCTTTCTGCTTAAGATGATCGTGGCCTTTGGTATAGCCTTCCAGCTTCCTATAGTGAACTACCTTCTCCTGAGGGCTGGTATAGTGTCAGAAGGGCAGCTAAAGTCTTTCAGAAAGTACTTCATAGTCATAGCCTTCGTGATAGGTGCCCTGGTGGCCCCTGATGTGAGCACACAGGTGCTGATGGCCATACCACTAATAGCCCTCTATGAGATATCCTTACTTTTTGGTAGGCTTGCCAAGAAGAAGGAGAAGGCTCTGCAGAAGGTTCAGACATGA
- a CDS encoding twin-arginine translocase TatA/TatE family subunit has translation MELQLLLILAIAFVVLGPEKMVELAGMLGEALRKVREAWDELRYQLYLEELNRKIYEETKDQKPEEGLYSTMEERQDEPAGTPQDATDGTPEGTKKQAD, from the coding sequence ATGGAGCTACAGCTTTTGTTGATCCTGGCCATAGCCTTTGTAGTGCTTGGTCCTGAGAAGATGGTAGAGCTCGCAGGAATGCTAGGAGAGGCCCTCAGGAAGGTAAGGGAGGCATGGGATGAGCTGCGCTATCAACTCTACCTCGAGGAGCTAAACAGAAAGATATACGAGGAGACTAAGGACCAAAAGCCGGAAGAGGGCTTATACTCTACCATGGAGGAAAGGCAGGATGAACCAGCAGGAACTCCCCAAGATGCCACTGACGGAACACCTGAGGGAACTAAGAAGCAGGCTGATTAA
- a CDS encoding porin, with amino-acid sequence MKKSLLAMAALMGVAILPSQAAMIRLDEDTFANTGLKLQIWAQRLGKAQNGGQDYTDFSIANARVYFSGQVNKYVQFGANLDFGLGRNLNLQGRTQHSGTNETRVNDAFINLKLMDEVQLMAGLYRVPFSRASLTDSYTYIIPTGYGWGIATGSAGNALAINPYAPFSVGTALGNIYRDAGVTLWGNIADGLVKYQLGVFDGRYDHATGALGPKDKLAFAGRIQFTPTMLGYKAEKGFTLADTYLGTQNVLTIGLGYTFQKAQTTGQPFNYSKNAKAWTVDAMWEQKFQDFVPNLQLGYINQKDVANAALPNVNYGKAEAFYVQGQLLYDQVVGLGKPALAIRWEQNKNKSLAQYDTTTGTVTAVAGTPKVTRTGVFLNYYIKGQDAKIQLGADFVNLNSDAKANVPNGKNFTDWTLALQTQF; translated from the coding sequence ATGAAGAAGAGCCTCTTGGCTATGGCAGCCCTCATGGGAGTAGCCATACTGCCATCTCAGGCAGCTATGATAAGGTTGGATGAAGACACCTTTGCCAACACGGGTCTAAAACTCCAAATATGGGCCCAAAGGCTTGGTAAGGCACAAAACGGCGGACAAGACTACACGGATTTCTCCATAGCCAACGCCAGGGTATACTTCAGCGGCCAGGTAAACAAGTACGTCCAGTTTGGAGCAAACCTTGACTTTGGGCTGGGCAGAAACCTCAATCTTCAGGGAAGGACACAACACTCTGGTACTAACGAAACCAGGGTAAACGATGCTTTTATCAACCTTAAGCTTATGGATGAAGTCCAGCTGATGGCAGGTCTCTACAGGGTACCCTTCTCCAGGGCAAGCCTGACGGACAGCTATACCTACATAATACCCACCGGATACGGCTGGGGAATAGCTACTGGAAGCGCTGGTAACGCTCTAGCTATAAACCCCTACGCACCATTTAGCGTAGGAACAGCTCTGGGCAACATCTACAGGGATGCGGGAGTGACCCTCTGGGGTAATATAGCCGACGGTCTTGTAAAGTACCAACTTGGTGTCTTTGACGGAAGGTACGACCACGCCACCGGTGCTCTTGGGCCAAAGGATAAGCTTGCCTTTGCAGGTAGGATACAGTTCACACCCACCATGCTAGGTTACAAGGCAGAAAAGGGCTTTACCCTTGCTGACACATACCTGGGAACCCAAAATGTCCTCACCATAGGTCTTGGCTACACCTTCCAGAAGGCACAGACCACTGGCCAACCATTTAACTACAGCAAGAACGCCAAGGCTTGGACAGTGGACGCCATGTGGGAGCAGAAGTTCCAAGACTTCGTCCCCAACCTACAGCTTGGCTACATAAACCAAAAGGATGTAGCTAATGCTGCTTTACCTAATGTAAACTATGGCAAGGCTGAAGCCTTCTACGTTCAGGGTCAGCTACTCTACGACCAGGTTGTAGGTCTTGGTAAGCCAGCTCTTGCCATAAGGTGGGAGCAAAATAAGAACAAGAGCCTTGCTCAGTATGACACAACTACCGGTACAGTAACAGCTGTCGCTGGTACTCCTAAGGTAACCAGGACTGGTGTGTTCCTTAACTACTACATAAAGGGTCAAGACGCTAAGATACAGCTGGGTGCTGACTTTGTCAACCTCAACAGCGACGCCAAGGCAAACGTACCAAACGGCAAGAACTTCACCGACTGGACTCTGGCACTCCAAACCCAATTCTAA
- a CDS encoding zinc ribbon domain-containing protein: MDFRPLLEFQNTEEELLRLNKTLLRTQEEKKRIQGQITSIKQELDDMESKLRDLEERQKFIREEVEECRRALSRAQERLNMVKKAEEYKAALREKARSEDCIFKKEKLLDELNQEKKRLEESLQELRKKKEKYLQELKEELEDLNSEEKKLQERIRLTEEKLERLKENLRELVREYESLKAKVGFPVFVRLEEFGVCGGCGTKLPAGLVSEVLRGNIVRCPTCSKYVYYEIS, translated from the coding sequence ATGGATTTTAGGCCACTTCTTGAGTTCCAAAACACGGAAGAAGAGCTCCTCAGGTTGAACAAAACCCTTCTACGTACACAAGAAGAAAAGAAAAGAATCCAAGGGCAGATTACATCCATAAAGCAGGAGCTGGACGATATGGAGTCCAAACTTCGAGACCTTGAGGAAAGACAGAAGTTTATAAGGGAAGAGGTAGAAGAATGTAGAAGGGCCCTAAGCAGAGCCCAAGAGAGGCTAAACATGGTAAAAAAGGCAGAGGAGTACAAGGCTGCCTTAAGGGAAAAGGCAAGGAGTGAAGACTGTATATTCAAAAAGGAGAAGCTTTTGGATGAGCTAAACCAAGAGAAGAAGAGGCTTGAGGAGAGTTTGCAGGAGCTTAGAAAGAAGAAGGAGAAGTATTTGCAAGAACTAAAGGAAGAGCTTGAAGACCTTAATTCCGAAGAGAAAAAGCTGCAGGAGAGGATAAGGCTGACCGAGGAGAAGCTTGAAAGACTAAAGGAAAACCTTAGAGAGCTTGTCAGAGAGTACGAAAGCCTAAAGGCTAAGGTGGGCTTTCCTGTTTTTGTAAGGCTTGAAGAGTTCGGCGTCTGTGGTGGATGTGGTACCAAGCTCCCGGCTGGCTTGGTCTCCGAGGTGTTAAGGGGAAACATAGTCAGGTGTCCCACATGCTCCAAGTATGTCTATTATGAGATTTCTTAA